From one Leptidea sinapis chromosome 22, ilLepSina1.1, whole genome shotgun sequence genomic stretch:
- the LOC126970938 gene encoding guanine nucleotide exchange factor MSS4 homolog isoform X2, translating to MSADVEVNSIGKELIENGTNKLEKDLPLMLQDKSNSGEIQTEAIYEFYYVESMFTFYKMGFTNTVDNFKYLSCADCDAGPVGYYDMNTKHSFLALSRVNHV from the exons ATGTCAGCTGATGTTGAGGTTAACAGCATTGGCAAAGAACTAATTGAAAATGGAACAAACAAACTGGAG AAAGATCTTCCATTGATGTTACAAGATAAATCAAATTCTGGGGAAATACAGACAGAAGCCATATATGAGTTTTATTATGTGGAAAGTatgtttacattttacaaaatgggGTTTACAAACACAGTAGACAACTTCAAATATCTCAGCTGTGCAGATTGTGATGCAGGCCCTGTGGGATATTATGATATGAATACTAAACATAGTTTTCTGGCATTATCTAGAGTAAATCATGTATAA
- the LOC126970938 gene encoding guanine nucleotide exchange factor MSS4 homolog isoform X1, translating to MSADVEVNSIGKELIENGTNKLEVKCKFCGSKMLDKNSGKYITQQKDLPLMLQDKSNSGEIQTEAIYEFYYVESMFTFYKMGFTNTVDNFKYLSCADCDAGPVGYYDMNTKHSFLALSRVNHV from the exons ATGTCAGCTGATGTTGAGGTTAACAGCATTGGCAAAGAACTAATTGAAAATGGAACAAACAAACTGGAGGTGAAATGTAAATTTTGTGGCTCGAAAATGCTTGATAAAAATTCTGGAAAATACATTACACAGCAG AAAGATCTTCCATTGATGTTACAAGATAAATCAAATTCTGGGGAAATACAGACAGAAGCCATATATGAGTTTTATTATGTGGAAAGTatgtttacattttacaaaatgggGTTTACAAACACAGTAGACAACTTCAAATATCTCAGCTGTGCAGATTGTGATGCAGGCCCTGTGGGATATTATGATATGAATACTAAACATAGTTTTCTGGCATTATCTAGAGTAAATCATGTATAA